The genomic stretch AGTTCGTCGGCGAGGCGCGCCGTGACGAGGGATCCGCTGCGGGCCGCCGCTTCCACGACGACGGTTCCGAGCCCCAGCGCGGCGATCACGCGATTGCGGTCCAGGAATCGGAAGCGGCTGACGGCGGTACCCGGCGGCAGCTCGGAGAGCACCAGGCCGTCGGAGGCGATCGCGCCGATCAGCGCCTCGTGACCGGCGGGATAGACCAGGTCGATGCCGCAGGCCAGGGCCGCGACCGTCACGCCGCGGGCGGCCAGTGCGCCGCGGTGCGCTGCTCCGTCAATACCCCGCGCGGCACCTGAGATGACAGCCCAACCGCGTTCGGCCAGGCCGGCCGCGATCTCGCCCGCGACGTGCATGCCGTAGCCGGTGGCGATGCGGGCCCCGACGATCGACACCCCGCGTTTCGCGGCCGCGACCAGGTCGGCCGTGCCCAGGAACCACATGCCGAGCGGTGCCGTGTCGCCGAGGTCGTCGAGCGCCGCCGGCCACTGCTCGTCGACGGGGATGACGTACCGGGCGCCGGTCTTCTCGCCGACCGCGAGATCGGCGTCGGGATCGGCGCGGTAGCAGCGGGTCTGGAGGGTGTGGGCGCGG from Catenulispora sp. GP43 encodes the following:
- the dprA gene encoding DNA-processing protein DprA: MTSEPHDPTAADRRARLVLHHASEPGDALLCRLVARFGAPTVASAILAGSAADLLPPHDEESAADRAALISRAHTLQTRCYRADPDADLAVGEKTGARYVIPVDEQWPAALDDLGDTAPLGMWFLGTADLVAAAKRGVSIVGARIATGYGMHVAGEIAAGLAERGWAVISGAARGIDGAAHRGALAARGVTVAALACGIDLVYPAGHEALIGAIASDGLVLSELPPGTAVSRFRFLDRNRVIAALGLGTVVVEAAARSGSLVTARLADELGRPVLAVPGPVTSEASEGTHQLIRDGALLVTRAAEVIEHLGDLGADLAEPTKASHASRRRPRDSLDPIAARALDALPIAGRGTLDTVEVALAAGLEPRAVHAALGRLAAAGWVDRDERGWCARLLP